A DNA window from Linepithema humile isolate Giens D197 chromosome 6, Lhum_UNIL_v1.0, whole genome shotgun sequence contains the following coding sequences:
- the LOC105670683 gene encoding A disintegrin and metalloproteinase with thrombospondin motifs adt-2-like produces the protein MKRRHIQDTQKKLTMELAVFLDEAAYRTFVSFLGEDEKILRMLILAYVNRIQAVFHHPSLGVSIDISLVHLEIMKEQPLSLPVFGGDDTKLLLSFCNYAATRNFPDDDDSRHWDVGLYLTGLNIYWMKGGTQQLSTAGISRTDGACNLTRSCAVVEFGIADNITSGFSSSLTAAHEIGHVLGMRHDSDYEIPCDAYKYIMSSDQYSQGQITWSECSRGIAEKLWYEKDCLRDQTKPKRLGDTSLDHSRYHDLPGRKWTAKAQCEIYFRDKDANVVSLFDICKTLECEMPHDNLYAFTGPALEGTYCAPGKECRGGECVPVIKPPYIFENCEDDNWSEWKESTCQSICLEKSKGVKLKRRSCRHRNRRTTSCQGPYYDVVLCDDTLPCIKKRKTIDSFIKIKCMKFFSNFSTISFKNLTLKLAPKFELGWQAAHDFEKPWIACTVHCQQKDSSTIDALRLEMLNLNINPYFPDGTWCHKKDGQDYYCRQHYCLPESYS, from the exons atgaaGCGACGTCATATACAAGatacgcaaaaaaaattaactatggAATTGGCTGTTTTTTTAGACGAAGCCGCATATCGTACGTTCGTGTCTTTTTTGGGTGAAGATGAGAAAATATTGCGCATGTTGATATTAGCGTACGTGAATCGTATTCAAGCTGTGTTTCATCATCCGAGTTTGGGTGTTTCTATCGATATTTCATTAGTACATTTGGAAATTATGAAAGAACAACCGTTAAGTTTGCCAGTTTTTGGCGGCGACGATACGAAACTGCTCTTGTCGTTCTGCAATTACGCGGCAACTCGAAATTTTCCGGACGACGATGATTCGCGTCACTGGGACGTTGGTCTTTACCTAacaggattaaatatttattggatGAAAGGAGGTACCCAGCAATTAAGTACCGCAGGAATATCCCGCACCGATGGCGCGTGCAACTTAACTAGATCGTGTGCAGTAGTAGAATTCGGTATTGCGGATAACATAACCTCGGGTTTTTCATCGTCTCTCACTGCTGCTCATGAGATCGGTCATGt ttTGGGAATGAGACACGATTCCGATTATGAAATTCCGTGTGATGcatacaaatacataatgtcATCTGACCAGTACTCTCAAGGTCAAATCACATGGTCCGAATGTAGCCGTGGTATAGCTGAAAAACTTTGGTACGAAAAGGATTGTCTTCGAGATCAGACGAAACCGAAACGTCTAGGTGACACATCACTCGACCACTCACGTTATCACGATTTACCCGGAAGAAAATGGACCGCCAAAGCACaatgcgaaatatattttcgcgaCAAGGATGCAAACGTAGTCTCGTTGTTTGATATATGCAAAACCTTAGAATGCGAAATGCCtcatgataatttatatgccTTCACGGGACCGGCATTGGAAG GAACTTATTGTGCACCCGGAAAGGAATGTCGTGGCGGAGAATGTGTACCCGTTATCAAACCACCGTACATTTTTGAGAATTGTGAAGATGATAACtggagtgaatggaaagaaAGCACCTGTCAAAGTATCTGCTTGGAGAAATCTAAAGGTGTAAAACTCAAACGACGTTCTTGTAGACATAGGAATCGCAGAACGACGAGTTGTCAAGGGCCATATTACGACGTAGTTCTGTGCGATGATACTTTACCTTGCATTAAGAAACGCAAGACGATCGActcatttatcaaaataaaatgcatgaaATTTTTCAGTAACTTTTCCACCATATCGTTTAAGAATTTGACGCTTAAACTAGCACCTAAGTTCGAGCTAGGATGGCAAGCCGCTCATGATTTTGAGAAACCGTGGATAGCCTGTACTGTACACTGCCAACAAAAAGATTCGTCTACTATCGACGCACTACGCTTGGAAATGCTCAACCTTAATATTAATCCGTACTTTCCAGATGGAACGTGGTGTCATAAGAAAGATGGCCAGGATTATTACTGCCGACAACATTACTGTCTGCCTGAAAGTTATTCTTAA